The window ATCTTATCAAAGGAATACAGAAActgacaaataaagaaaaagtgttTGTCTATTAGAATTTAGAATTAATGCACTTGCAAataagtttttcatttttgtaggCTTACTACAACAGActttcaaagccacacagtttaTTATGTACACATTCATTCCTAATCTTATCCctaaccctgatagcacacgtacatctggcagacatctatttgatgtctgcattttcatctccaagacatctgacagatgctgtttgctcatctgccctacatctctgagacgactgctgtcagatgtcatatagacctctagaagatgactgtaagatgtgtatgatttagaatggatgtacaacagctctttctaagatgtttagcatatgtttttacacagccgatgttttccagatctccagatctttagcagacattttacagatgtacctgtgctatctgggaaaaAACTGCTGAAAATGGCTCAGTTACTATCTGTTGTCTCGTCACACTGATAATTTccaattacattacattaatcacgtaaattacattttttcaatttGTAGTTGTAGTTTGCATCAGTGGATCCTATCGCTCAATATTATATTGTTGTAAAATATTGATTGTTTAGCCACTAACGTTGTGTGTTGCacccctgatagcacacgtacatctggcagacatctatttgatgtctgcattttcatctgcaagacatctggcagatgctgtttgctcatctgccctaCAACTcttgagacgtctgctgtcagatgtcacattcttacagatgtacctgtgctatctgggactgctctgtaaacagtagctcccgccttcttacatttgattggccaatGGCCACACAGGTCCACTGATAGACCGCTGAGGAAAAAATGCAGacttcatttatttcacacattttattacacaccacagaaaaaatGGCGGGTGCGAGACCCTGcgtgagaaaatggatgtgtggTGTGAAAACGTGAGAAAACAGTCAATTGACACTTCGCAAAGCCTGCCCCCTTTTGCTATGTCCAATATCAGCCAAAGCACTCCCACTACACTAAAGAATATTTATCGTGAAAtaattatttctggaaaaaaatgatgtgtaCTTTCAGCCAAAAGCATTAAGaaggtctgcaatatgcatttaggggcggtttcccggagaaggattatcttaaatcaggactaggccttggttaaattaggatatttaagtcaatttaaaaaacttattttacaaacaacttTACAAGcctgcatcttgagacaaaacaatcgtactcatatattttaagttatttcagtgcaagttgtttttcgatcaagacacctctaatatttaagttagtctaggactaggcttaagacctgtccgggaaaccgccccttgaAGTATAAATTCAGGATGTGAAAGTGACTCAGAATAAAGTACACAAAATAAAGATCGAAGCTACAAGACTACAGATCATACAGCTGAACGCACTGCATTACCTGGGATCAACACTGTTCTTGTAATTCAGTATTCACattattaaaaagcaaaatcTTAAGTATTTATAATGTCACATTCACTAAGTCAACCTAGCTAGCATTAGTTAACTACTGTAACAATAGCCTAGTGTGCTTCCTGTAACAACATAACGCCATTGGTTTTTGACACGTTTAGGCAACGGGTGAAAATGTGATTATGACCATAAAGATCAAATTTTACCTCTGATAAAATTCtggtgttgtggaaaaatatcagtcttgtagttcaaaaaatctctcagacaaggaaggtccgggtgtcaaggagttaactttatttgctcgagccaaacaaagtgagatgttccaagtcatctaaaaaccaagtgttttccagtctacagttatagtaaaatttctgaaaggtggtctcttctgaaaccaatcaggtattttcctgttatctcttatttttattaaccaattgttaattgcctgccaccaataagtcacaggtaacaaggtacgtatctaatggtggtacgctggttattacatcatttttaaaataatttgcatacaatggttactacacgagaccaccaaacaagccatggtctccatacgagatGGCGTGGCGtacgtgcgtaatcatggttacttttaaacagtggaaaatccccaggtttcagagagagcacaacaggcttcaaactttaggcctctaaaaacatcactggattttaccttgttacgttgtgctcaaatgtgctttaaacatgcttaaagagACATTAAgtaacaatcattggttacaggtacagattgtctcattaaatcatcaactcttcttcaaataatcaaattatcatcataaacctacttatatgtaattattcttattgaatatgatttcagatcaacccatctatgtactaatgttcctatgaatacttctcaatactttttaggtattttatcaagtgcatttataactgtggtgaaaaacagtgctcataacatgtaaaaacatgtaaaatacatctatatgtgctcagaaattacacaatactgGCAGTGTTGATGAGATGCAGTCCTTCAAGCGCGGATCATATGACAGTCAGTATATGAGGTAAAAGTCTGTTATAAGAagtctttattttttctgtggaatctTATTAAGATTCCACAGTGACAGGACTTTTAACTGGGATCATGTTCGTACAGTGTGACGGCAATCACGAAGGACTTTTTAAAACTGGTTAAACTCTATGGTTTGATTGTTGGACAAAATGGCAAATCGCAAAAGGGGGCGCATAATATTggcgttatgattggtcagGTCGCCTGTCAATCATACTCCAGGCGTTGGGTCAATTGCGTGAGTTCCACGGCGAATGCGTGAGAGTTGGCAGCCCTGTGTATGACCTATTAAAATAATGGATTATTTAGCTCATGTTGTTACCTTCAttcaacaataaaataataaacagatgACAATGATGTGAATGTTATTTACAGAAGAAATGTTAGGAACAGACATGGACAACGAGGTGGCTCGTGGATTTTTTGAAGAGGGAGCCACTCTTGTTCTACTTGGTGTTCCTGAAGGAATAGAGTTAGGACTCGATTACAAAACCTGGACGTTGGGTCCTCGGTTCCGTGGGGTGAAAATGATTCCTCCAGGACTTCACTTTCTCCATTACTGCTCCGCCAACACTGAAAGCACCTGTGGAGAGATTGGTCCTAGAAGAGGCCTGTTCCTGTCCCTGAAACCTCAGGAGGTGATCATAGCACACTGGAACAAAAATAATGATGATCTGGACTTCTCTCAAAATGCTGAGGAAGTTGAACGTACAAGGGACAATCTTCAAGAACTGGATACGTATTTGGGGCCATACCCATATGACACACTTCGCAAATGGGTTTCCCTGACTGACAGACTTAGTCAGGAGTTAGCCAGCGCTTTGCAACCCCTTAGTGGTAGGGTGTCCTTTAGTGATATGGTCCCAGAACTGCAGCTGACCCATACTAAAGACAGGGCAGAGTACAATCTTCCCCGCAATGACCGGGAATGTCAGAGTATGAAGGAGGGATTGGACAGACTGCCACGGATGAAACAAAGAGAAGGCACAGAGTTACGCTTTTCACATATTCCCAGACAGGTCTACCCTCCTGGGGCCACACCTGCTCAGATCACCAAATATAGTATGGATCTGAGCTACACTCTCAACTGTGTCCTTGACAGTCATTATAGATACCAGCCACTAAATCTACTAGGTGAGTTCAAATTCACTTACAGTCTAGTGATTGCAAAGCATCATGGGAAAAGTCATTCAAAAATTTAGTGAATACACACAGTAGCAAAAGAGCTCCGGAGGTTGACGTCACGCATTCCGAACTCCGCCATTTTGGCAGGCAATCAGAGAGAGCGCCCGAGCGGCTGTAGCATTGGTATTGACAGTGGTCAAACAATCATTTAAATCCAGATTGTTTAGACTTTACAAATCATACTATCTTAACACGGTGGACAGCTGCTGTGCGCCCGGATGCCAGAACAAAGCAAATGCAAAGGGCAAATCATTTTATCATATTGCTAAGGATCCCTTATCCCTGATAGACGATTAAATGGTTAACTGCAATAAAACATGCTAACCAACACATGCCACCGCTAACGTtatctcttcctctctgtcgtTATGCTGCCAAATCCGAAACAAGACACACAAGAGCAGCACATTTTGGGGGAATTTTTGACCTGCAAGATCAGTGATATAGCTGGCTACAAACAAGGACAGCTAGGGTCGATTACGTTAGCTAACAACACAGTTGACTTACCCTTCCACTGACGACAAAGAAGGTTAAAGCCGGCAGACTCCAAAGTTGAatatccattacaaaattcacgTCAACTTTTACCACTCCAGGCTTTTAAAGAGTCTCTGGAGTAGGACGAGGAAAAGTTGATGAGGTAGTCGTAGATATTAGGATCCTGCAGGTCAGGAAAGCTATCCGTTTCTTTATTGATACATGTTAAAAGCACCTCAAGGGCATTTTAGGGATCTGCAATGTTAATATATTAAGTTTTGCTATGCACAGgtctagtgttgtcacgataccaacaCCATActtcggtaccagtcggtactaaatgtgacaatacttgcatttcccgctatcattttgagcgctgttgaacagattttgaaagacctctgattggctattgtgtttccaaggtcatcggatatgtctttgaatagctccttaccgagcgcttgcgcaaccaaacccAGAAGTGCttgaaatgatcattgcatcgcactctctaccgagtgcttacacagatacacaagGGGGtgtttgatttttactttgatagactttcaaacgcttccgtgtgtatctgtgtaagcgctcTGTAGGGAGTGGTTACGTagtttggtatcgtgacaacgcTACACAGGTCTATGTCTTTTGAATTAAAGTGCGCAGTGAACTCTGTTGCCTTGAAACTCATGCTGGTgccattcatttcatatttgCTCCCGGCTGTTCTTGCCTGCCAGCATGGCGGTGTAAACAGAAAAGGTCACGTGACTACCAGAGCTCTAATAACAAGTGcctaattgttttatttgattgattacTTACggacttatttttaaaaccaaagTGCTGGAGTGCTGTGCTCACTCACACTTTTGAGGCAATGACCAAATGTATATGacatttaaagtcaccatgaaattaaACGGGaaacagtgtttcccacaggattttgatagacttgtggcgctggtgacgtcacgaactaattagcatatttgtgacgtctACTCTCTGATCTTGTCACATTATACTATATTTTACAACTGAATGCCACCAGCAGTgatttataaatgcaacatcatcggacaaaatcacaatacagtacatctacattatagagcggctatatgctgtttgccctttcttcacaatgtgttgctgtattatgaacgcttctttgattttaaatgcaagtgacacTTATATACACTACACGGAGCTAACTACACGCACAGACGAGAGAGCGAGGGCTCGCGCGCACACATGGAGCTCAACGGAAGAGAGTGCATGCGAACATGGAAGAGGAGGACGGGCAGGTGGCCACATGCCACTCACGCCAAACAAGTCAGGAAAGAGACAATATGCAGAAGCGCTGTTTATCCACTAGTTAATCGATCACAGAGACAGTAATTTTCACAGATGGATAAAAAATGTGACGCCAAATATACTTGGGCAGCCATTAATATACCTGGGCGGACcgcccaagtaaatgcattgtatggggAAATTCACAGTGTTGCCGTGATTAaagtaatctttaatcaaaaacgttaagctcctctccccctctcaacaacaactcttcaccacatgacgtaagcAACAAAAGAGAGGTAGGACTATAGTGACTGTCCAAttgccaggcatttttagcactcccctccaggcccaacttacaacaaaccaatcaaaaagggaaaggcaaaataaagcccctccccacattttttctaatttcagaagccttTTTGCTTGGATATATATCGCGATTATGggaaagaagtcaatcgcaacttccgtttcatggtgactttaaaacatgatttaaaaatatgtatcaATAGGATAGCTTGGAATATCATAACActattgtgaaaaaaaatattgcgagaGTTTGCTGTATCGAtataattgcacagccctaattctGATGGCCATCaaagttttgtgaaaatgacCAAAATCACCTGTGGGGATTGGGGATAGACTTAACCACGAAGTGTTTTCATActgaaatactttttctttctttgtgtagGAGAGTTACAGTTTGCGTTTGTTTGCTTCCTCATTGGAAATGTATATGAGGCCTTTGAGCACTGGAAAACACTGCTGTCTCTGCTCTGTCGCTCTGAAGAGGCCATCAAAGAAAAGAAGGATTTGTATCTAGGTCTCATCTCTGTGCTCTACCACCAGCTGGGAGAAATCCCTCCAGACTTCTTTGTTGATATTGTGTCCCAGTGCAACTTTCTTACTTCCACGCTTCAGGTAAGATTCACTCAGATTTCAAATTCTTTTTGTTTAAACTaattgaaaatgtgaaaaataaagtgAAGTCTCAGAAACATATTTACAGGAGAAAAAAGGCAATATATGAGTTTagaatataatataacatttacatgtattcatttggcagacgcttttatccaaagcaagtaggagagcatataaacattttgtcaacacggtAAATAGTACCGTTagcagtgtttcccataggattttgacagacttgtggcgctggtgacttcacaaactaattagcatatttgtgacgtcatcacgccgTGTTAGCactttttttgacaagaaaaagttgacaaaagcgt is drawn from Triplophysa rosa unplaced genomic scaffold, Trosa_1v2 scaffold434, whole genome shotgun sequence and contains these coding sequences:
- the aar2 gene encoding protein AAR2 homolog, with product MLGTDMDNEVARGFFEEGATLVLLGVPEGIELGLDYKTWTLGPRFRGVKMIPPGLHFLHYCSANTESTCGEIGPRRGLFLSLKPQEVIIAHWNKNNDDLDFSQNAEEVERTRDNLQELDTYLGPYPYDTLRKWVSLTDRLSQELASALQPLSGRVSFSDMVPELQLTHTKDRAEYNLPRNDRECQSMKEGLDRLPRMKQREGTELRFSHIPRQVYPPGATPAQITKYSMDLSYTLNCVLDSHYRYQPLNLLGELQFAFVCFLIGNVYEAFEHWKTLLSLLCRSEEAIKEKKDLYLGLISVLYHQLGEIPPDFFVDIVSQCNFLTSTLQDFFQFVRSPGVDSTLRKKAEKFQAHLTKKFRWDFDADLEDCAPVVVVLPDGVTVD